The stretch of DNA ctgtacacatcctcaCCCCGTACCGTCGCTAttcttactgtatgcacttttgtacgtcgctttggataaaagcgtcttctaaatgaataaatgtaaatgtaaaagtctACGCTTCCTTAGAAGCGGAAGGGGGCTTCGTCCATTACTGGAAGAAAGCGCTTAAATTACGTGGCCAGGCACCAAAGGGGAagtgtttcatattttcaatgtCATTGTATAATCTCaaggttttctttttattctccCTCCAGTCTCCCGCTGCTTTGAGATAAAGGTTTATTGACGTGTTAGTGGTAGTATTTTAGCGTTTTAACCTGACACTCCTTCATTTTTCACCACTGATGGAAATAATTTATGACACTTCCGAGTTTCCTTCCTGCATAAAATATGCATCAGCTGAAAGAGTCCTTCCCAAAAGATCTCCCTGgtaggagagtgtgtgtttgggccTCTCAGAGCGGCTTTATGTGCTGCTGTTACAGGGTTTTGGACATATTCCCCAAGCCCCATGTGCCTGCGAGCAGAAAGAATCAGCATTTGTGTGTTagagtgtttgtgtctgtgtctctccatGTACCTGTGTtatgcgtgcctgtgtgtgtgtgtgtgtgttgctatTCTGCaagtatgtttgtatatatgggtatgtgcatgagtgtatatACTcagatgtgtttgtatatttgttagcacagtgtgtgtatatgcatgtatgtttgtatatgtgtgtgtgtgtgtgtgtgtgtgtgtgtgtgtgtgtgtgtgtgtgtgtgtgtgtgtgtgtgtgagagagaaagagagcgcaAGTGTCTGTGTCCTTACCATACCTGCAGTGTTGTGAGAAGGTGGAGGAGCGTGTCTGAGGGTGTGAGGAAGCGCGCCTCTCTCTCGCCGTGACATTTCTCCGCTCGCAGCGCGTCGTGTGCGACAGAGCCCGCTGTaggctgtctctctgctccctccctTTGTTCCccctgtcacacagcacacctcattCCGCCTCCTGTGAtcctgcttttgttgtttttattgcctcCCTGTAACCGTAAGTGTTTtgtgtctctctatctctctctgtctctctctctctctgtctctgtctctctctctctctctctcgccctcagGAGCGCGGTTCCTTTGAAGTGGCCGTGTCTGTCGCTGTGAGACGGTGACTCGGCGCGTTGGACCCGGActgggggcggggcggggggctTTGATGAGATAGCGGCGGGCAGGCGGAGCAGAGgcggtccccccccccctcccccaccccccctgcccgGCTCGCCATGGGTCAGAAGGTGTCGGGGAGCGTGAAGGCGGTGGACGCGCGGGGCGAGCCCCCGTTCCGCCCGGCGCACCGCGAGCTCCGCGGGCCCGACTTCAGCCGGCCGGCCCGcctggacctgctgctggacATGCCGCCGGCCGGCGCCGAGCTGCAGCTGCGGCACGCCTGGAACCCGGACGACCGCTCGCTCAACGTCTTCGTCAAGGACGACGACCGGCTCACCTTCCACCGCCACCCGGTGGCGCAGAGCACGGACTGCATCCGCGGCCGCGTGGGCCACACCCGCGGCCTCCACGCCTGGCGTGTCCACTGGCCCGCCCGCCAGCGCGGCACGCACGCCgtggtgggtgtggcctccGCCGAGGCGCCTCTCCACGCCGTGGGCTACTCCTCGCTGGTGGGCAGCGACGCAGAGTCCTGGGGCTGGGACCTGGGCCGCAACAAGCTCTACCACGACAGCAAGAACCGGCCGGCCGCCGCCTGCCCCACCTACCCGGCCTTCCTGGAGCCCGACGAGTCCTTCGTGCTGCCCGACGCgctggtggtggtgctggaCATGGACGAGGGCACGCTCAGCTTCATGGTGGACGGCCAGTACCTGGGCGTGGCCTTCCGCGGCCTCAAGGGCCGCAAGCTGTACCCCATCGTCAGCGCCGTGTGGGGCCACTGCGAGATCACCATGCACTACATCAACGGCCTGGACCGTGAGTACCTAGCCTCTCTCCCGCCTACCAGCATGTCCTTGGGCTGTAGACCTCCCTTCGGCTCTCGGCTCTACTTTACAGCTCGACCGCGGTGGTTTTTGAAGGTGGCGATACAGAAAGGGAGGGTTCGGTTTGGTGCCTAGAGTGAGCTTCGTGATTGGAGACCTGGGAGGAGGGGTTGTGCTGTGTCTTATGAGAGGTTTGCTTTAAAGATGCTTCCACAGGCACTACCATGTACCGATGAGTAGGATCTTCAGGAGTGTTGATGTTGctttttacagtgcatttgtttcatttttgttgcttgCAAGTCTGACCCTGAGTCTTCCTTTtttgtcactgtctctctcctatcctcatgtctgtctgtctttttctttgtctttattcctatgatctctccctctctctatctcgctctctctttttctccataATATGATGAGGCTTTGCGGAAATTGAGTGGCAGGACAGGAGAACTATTTGCTCAAGGGTTAagaaccccaccccccctccttctccctaGTGTGAAGGTTTTTAATTGGCTGATGCAGCAGCTGTCAGTCATGGAGGGGCTATGGAAGGTAGAGTGAGAGCATCTTGGTCATGTGTATCACTTTTGGTTGTTTCCAGCATAgcacccccccttcccttcctccctccatcACCCCACATCCCACCCCCGTGACTTGAATCGAAAGGATTTTGGATTCTGCGCTAAAACCTGTTTGTGGACACGACACGACCTCATGATTTGACCACTCATACCCGCAAAAAGCGGAAAATGGGTTAAGCTGAAATAGGTCTCTCCGGCCAGGACGGAGATTTAATGAATCAGGCGCTTGGTTTGaactgaaagaacaaaaaaaaaaaaaaaaaaaaattaagccaGATAATTGAATGAAAATGGAGAGGGAGCCGCTGTGTTCCTGTTCTGCTTAGCGATAAACA from Megalops cyprinoides isolate fMegCyp1 chromosome 20, fMegCyp1.pri, whole genome shotgun sequence encodes:
- the LOC118795850 gene encoding SPRY domain-containing SOCS box protein 4-like, yielding MGQKVSGSVKAVDARGEPPFRPAHRELRGPDFSRPARLDLLLDMPPAGAELQLRHAWNPDDRSLNVFVKDDDRLTFHRHPVAQSTDCIRGRVGHTRGLHAWRVHWPARQRGTHAVVGVASAEAPLHAVGYSSLVGSDAESWGWDLGRNKLYHDSKNRPAAACPTYPAFLEPDESFVLPDALVVVLDMDEGTLSFMVDGQYLGVAFRGLKGRKLYPIVSAVWGHCEITMHYINGLDPEPLPLLDLCRRAARLALGRGRLHEIQSLPLPQSLKNYLQYQ